A single region of the Brachypodium distachyon strain Bd21 chromosome 3, Brachypodium_distachyon_v3.0, whole genome shotgun sequence genome encodes:
- the LOC100835867 gene encoding protein ACTIVITY OF BC1 COMPLEX KINASE 8, chloroplastic, which yields MWLHSHHLSLSRVSPAPFPLSSCSLLHTTPSSSASSRFHSSTLKAPPNQTLVPRPAMSVAAAAVSLVASTSLSVPDHLRLRRFRLHPTPPLRSSRRRSRGRLALAVLEEQASSAPTEEEPRKYGLNGSASGLKYDDASVEAYLGSNGNGNGSKSGSGNGTTVKPAASGSSTSVVSGSVPGEDERRRKLRVEEIGKEDAWFKRSEGEDMPKVSVVPGGRWNRFKTYSTIQRTLEIWGSVFAFIFKVWLNNQKFTYRGGMTEEKRVMRRKVLAKWLKESILRLGPTFIKIGQQFSTRVDILPQEYVDQLSELQDQVPPFPSETAVSTVEEELGAPVNEIFDRFDFEPIAAASLGQVHRACLNGQEVVIKVQRPGLKELFDIDLKNLRVIAEYLQKVDPKSDGAKRDWVAIYDECASVLYQEIDYTKEAFNAEKFSENFKNMDYVKVPAIYWEYTTPQVLTMEYVPGIKINRIKQIDKLGLDRKRLGRYAVESYLEQILSHGFFHADPHPGNIAVDDANGGRLIFYDFGMMGSISPNIREGLLEVFYGVYEKDPDKVLQAMVQMGVLVPTGDMTAVRRTAQFFLDSFEERLVAQRKEREMATAELGFKKQLSKEEKFEKKKQRLAAIGEDLLSIAADQPFRFPATFTFVVRAFSVLDGIGKGLDPRFDITEIAKPYAMELLRFNEAGVEVIVKDAKKRWERQSRAFYNLFRQPDRVEKLAQIIERLEQGDLKLRVRALESERSFQRVAAVQKTIGYGVAAGSLVNLATILHLNSIRMPATIAYSICAYFGLQILLGLVKVKKLDQQERLITGTA from the exons ATGTGGCTCCACTCCCaccacctctctctctccaggGTCTCCCCTGCCCCCTTCCCGCTCTCGTCTTGCTCTCTCCTCCACACCactccctcttcctccgcctcctctcgCTTCCACTCCTCCACGCTCAAAGCCCCCCCCAACCAAACCCTAGTCCCCCGCCCGGCCATGTCcgtcgcggccgcggcggtcTCCCTCGTCGCCTCCACCTCGCTCTCCGTCCCCGACCACCTCCGtctccgccgcttccgcctccaccccacgccgccgctccgctcctcccgccgccgatcgaggggccgcctcgctcttgctgttCTCGAGGAACAGGCCTCCTCCGCACCTACCGAGGAGGAACCGAGGAAGTACGGGCTCAACGGGAGCGCGAGCGGTCTCAAGTACGACGATGCCTCGGTGGAAGCGTACCTCGGGTccaacggcaacggcaacggAAGCAAGAGCGGAAGCGGGAACGGCACGACTGTGAAGCCCGCGGCGTCCGGGAGTAGCACTTCCGTGGTATCCGGCTCTGTGCCGGGGGAGgatgagaggaggaggaagctgagAGTGGAGGAGATCGGCAAGGAGGACGCCTGGTTCAAACGAAGCGAAGGGGAGGACATGCCCAAG GTGTCCGTTGTTCCTGGCGGTCGCTGGAATCGGTTCAAAACCTATTCAACAATTCAAAGAACGCTGGAAATATGGGGCTCTGTTTTTGCATTTATATTCAAGGTTTGGCTCAACAACCAGAAGTTCACTTATCGAG GGGGGAtgacagaagaaaaaagggtAATGAGGAGGAAAGTTCTCGCCAAGTGGCTGAAGGAGAGTATTTTGAGACTAGGCCCCACATTTATTAAAATAGGGCAACAATTCTCCACCAGAGTGGATATTCTCCCACAAGAATACGTGGATCAGTTATCTGAATTGCAG GATCAAGTCCCTCCATTTCCTTCAGAAACAGCTGTGTCAACTGTTGAAGAAGAGCTAGGAGCACCTGTGAATGAGATATTTGATCGATTTGACTTTGAACCAATAGCTGCTGCTAGCCTCG GCCAGGTTCATCGGGCATGCCTGAATGGCCAAGAAGTTGTCATCAAAGTGCAAAGGCCTGGTCTCAAAGAGCTGTTTGATATTGATCTGAAGAATTTAAGG GTTATAGCAGAATACCTTCAGAAAGTGGATCCCAAGTCAGATGGTGCCAAGAGAGACTGGGTTGCCATTTATGATGAATGTGCATCTGTATTGTATCAG gaaatagACTATACTAAGGAAGCATTTAATGCGGAAAAGTTTTCTGAAAACTTCAAAAATATGGATTATGTGAAGGTTCCAGCAATTTACTGGGAGTATACTACACCTCAG GTTCTGACCATGGAGTACGTCCCAGGAATCAAAATAAATAGGATAAAGCAGATAGATAAGCTAGGACTGGATCGCAAAAG GTTAGGCCGGTATGCTGTTGAGTCCTACCTTGAGCAGATATTATCACATGGATTTTTCCATGCTGACCCG CATCCTGGAAACATTGCTGTTGATGATGCGAATGGTGGGAGGCTTATCTTCTACGACTTTGGGATGATGGGAAG TATTAGTCCAAATATCCGTGAAGGATTGCTTGAAGTATTCTATGGAGTTTATGAAAAGGATCCTGATAAA GTGCTTCAAGCAATGGTTCAAATGGGTGTCCTTGTTCCTACTGGAGATATGACAGCCGTCAGAAGAACAGCTCAATTTTTCCTTGATAG CTTTGAAGAGCGTCTAGTTGCACAacggaaagagagagagatggcaACCGCGGAACTGGGATTTAAAAAGCAATTGTCGAAGGAGGAAAAGtttgaaaagaagaagcaaaggcTTGCAGCTATTG GAGAGGATCTTTTGTCAATTGCTGCTGATCAACCATTTCGTTTTCCTGCCACCTTTACATTTGTGGTCAGAGCATTCTCAG TACTGGATGGTATTGGGAAAGGTCTAGATCCTAGATTTGATATTACAGAGATTGCTAAACC ATATGCCATGGAATTGCTCAGATTTAATGAAGCTGGTGTTGAAGTAATTGTTAAG GATGCAAAGAAGAGATGGGAAAGGCAGTCCCGTGCATTCTACAATTTGTTTCGTCAACCTGACAGAGTTGAAAAGCTTGCACAGATCATTGAGCGTTTG GAGCAAGGTGATCTCAAACTCCGTGTCAGAGCATTAGAATCAGAAAGATCATTTCAAAGAGTTGCTGCTGTACAGAAAACAATTGGATAC GGAGTTGCTGCCGGCAGTTTGGTAAACCTTGCTACCATTCTGCATCTCAATTCAATCCGG ATGCCAGCAACCATTGCATACTCTATTTGTGCGTACTTTGGGCTACAAATCTTGCTCGGCCTAGTCAAGGTGAAGAAACTGGACCAACAGGAGAGATTGATAACCGGCACTGCCTGA
- the LOC100837196 gene encoding LRR receptor kinase SERK2 produces the protein MAAVAAMERWRALVVAVVVVAAGVGHVVANTEGDALYNLRQSLKDTNNVLQSWDPTLVNPCTWFHVTCNNDNSVIRVDLGNAQLSGVLVSQLGQLKNLQYLELYSNNISGPIPAELGNLTSLVSLDLYLNKFTGVIPDSLGNLLKLRFLRLNNNSMSGQIPKSLTDITTLQVLDLSNNNLSGAVPSTGSFSLFTPISFANNPLLCGPGTTKPCPGEPPFSPPPPYIPPTPPTQSAGASSTGAIAGGVAAGAALVFAVPAIAFAMWRRRKPEEHFFDVPAEEDPEVHLGQLKKFSLRELQVASDNFNNKNILGRGGFGKVYKGRLADGTLVAVKRLKEERTPGGELQFQTEVEMISMAVHRNLLRLRGFCMTPTERLLVYPYMANGSVASRLRERQPSEPPLDWDTRRRIALGSARGLSYLHDHCDPKIIHRDVKAANILLDEDFEAVVGDFGLAKLMDYKDTHVTTAVRGTIGHIAPEYLSTGKSSEKTDVFGYGITLLELITGQRAFDLARLANDDDVMLLDWVKGLLKEKKVEMLVDPDLQSNYEETEVESLIQVALLCTQGSPMERPKMSEVVRMLEGDGLAERWEEWQKVEVVRQEAELAPLRNDWIVDSTYNLRAVELSGPR, from the exons ATggccgcggtggcggcgatggagAGGTGGCGGGCGTTGGTCGTCGCTGTGGTCGTcgtggcggcgggggtggggCATGTCGTCGCCAACACGGAAG GTGATGCTCTGTATAACCTGCGACAAAGTTTGAAAGATACTAACAACGTATTGCAGAGTTGGGATCCCACTCTGGTTAATCCTTGTACATGGTTCCATGTTACATGTAACAATGATAACAGTGTAATTAGAGT TGATCTTGGAAATGCACAATTATCTGGTGTATTAGTGTCCCAGCTTGGGCAGCTGAAAAATCTCCAATATTT GGAGCTTTACAGCAACAACATAAGTGGACCAATACCTGCTGAACTGGGCAACCTAACTAGCCTTGTCAGTTTGGATCTGTATCTTAATAAGTTCACTGGAGTTATTCCTGACAGCTTGGGGAATCTATTGAAGCTTCGCTTTCT TCGTCTGAACAACAACAGCATGTCGGGTCAAATTCCTAAATCCTTGACTGATATCACTACCCTCCAAGTACT GGATCTCTCAAACAACAACCTCTCAGGAGCAGTTCCATCGACTGGCTCTTTTTCGCTCTTCACCCCTATAAG TTTTGCGAATAATCCACTTCTTTGTGGTCCTGGTACTACAAAACCCTGCCCTGGGGAGCCTCCTTTTTCGCCACCTCCTCCATACATCCCTCCAACACCACCAACCCAGTCAGCAG GTGCCTCTAGCACTGGAGCTATCGCGGGTGgtgttgctgctggtgctgcatTGGTTTTCGCTGTTCCTGCAATTGCATTTGCAATGTGGCGACGTCGTAAACCTGAAGAGCATTTCTTTGACGTACCTG CCGAGGAGGATCCTGAAGTTCATCTCGGTCAGCTTAAGAAGTTTTCATTGCGAGAGCTTCAAGTTGCATCCGACAATTTTAATAATAAGAACATTTTAGGAAGAGGTGGTTTCGGAAAAGTATACAAGGGGAGACTTGCAGATGGTACATTGGTAGCAGTGAAAAGACTAAAAGAGGAGCGTACCCCTGGTGGTGAGCTTCAGTTCCAAACAGAAGTTGAGATGATTAGCATGGCTGTGCATAGGAACCTTCTCCGACTTCGTGGTTTTTGCATGACGCCGACTGAACGATTACTGGTCTATCCATACATGGCTAATGGGAGTGTCGCATCACGCTTGCGAG AGCGCCAGCCATCTGAACCACCTCTTGATTGGGATACCAGAAGACGGATTGCACTTGGATCTGCAAGAGGACTCTCTTACTTGCACGATCACTGTGATCCAAAGATCATCCATCGTGATGTCAAAGCTGCAAATATTCTTTTGGACGAGGACTTTGAGGCAGTCGTGGGTGATTTCGGGCTTGCCAAACTTATGGATTACAAGGATACCCATGTAACAACTGCTGTTCGTGGAACAATTGGACACATTGCTCCTGAGTACCTTTCCACGGGAAAATCCTCTGAGAAGACGGATGTTTTTGGCTATGGGATCACGCTTCTGGAGCTTATTACTGGGCAGAGGGCATTTGATCTTGCTCGTCTtgcaaatgatgatgatgttatGCTACTTGATTGG GTGAAAGGGTTGTTGAAGGAGAAAAAAGTGGAGATGCTGGTGGACCCAGACCTGCAGAGCAACTATGAAGAGACCGAGGTGGAGTCGCTTATCCAGGTGGCGCTGCTCTGCACGCAGGGCTCCCCCATGGAGCGCCCCAAGATGTCGGAGGTGGTGAGGATGCTCGAAGGTGATGGCTTGGCAGAGAGATGGGAGGAATGGCAAAAGGTGGAGGTGGTCAGGCAGGAGGCTGAGTTGGCTCCTCTTCGCAATGACTGGATTGTTGACTCCACATATAACCTCCGCGCGGTGGAACTGTCTGGCCCAAGGTGA